AACAAGCTGGGCTTGTGTCAGACGTCATTCCATGTTTTAAATTTCTTTAAGATGCTGCTTGAAATTCTATGTACGTATTTATAATATCATTCATTATGACGACTGATTGAACAATGAACACAACAATGGCACAACACAGCCCTAATTTAGTGTCTTATTTGTATCCATAAATCGTTCCATTACGTCTGTCTTTTAGCTCTGGTTATTGTAAAATCGCAAAAGAAGAATCAGTGGAACATTTACTACCAACAATAACTGATTTATTTTCATGAGGTTAACTGACAAAAGTTTGTCAtagcaaaaaaatcaaaatatgaaAGTCATTTTAAATTATGCAAACATTGCAATTCTTTTCTCAACAGTGTCCAGTGAACACAACGGGCACATATAATTTGTATTTGTCAAATCAGCAAAAACACAGTACACTACCTACAGTGTGTATGCGTTTGTGTTCATATGTGCGGATGCGTTGGGCATGATGTTACATTTCCTCCTGAGAGGATCAGTGCGGTGTTTACAACCTTGGTTACACTGACAAGTTTCACATTCTCGAGAAGGTTATGTGTCCACCTCAGCCACAGTATAAAATGTTTGGAAATTATGtggttgtgtaaaaaaaaaaaaaatcatttatttataaataactTATTAATTAAACTTGTgtgaagaactttttttttctctccacccAACACAACATACAGTGGTACCGTGCCTTTAATTCTACAACTGGATGAGACATTTTTAATGGTTAGCATACAGCTTTACACACAGCAGGGCGACTGCCCTGAGGAAATAAACGTTTCACCTGGTAGTGGTGAAAAATGTTAAGATTGAAATGGCTGCTTCGGGGAGGTTAGGGATTCATCCTCCACTTACATTATTTGTAGCAAGTTAATATATTCAAGTAGATGTTCTTTTTGCTAGATTTCATCAAAACAtggcacaaaaaaaatcctccattATGCCTTCATTGTCCTTCaaataagttaaaaaaacacataaaaacCTTAATTCATTTTTCACCTACCACCCTCCCCTCCCTTACCTTTGCAGTTCTCTacgggcgttttttttttacctgacggACGTCTTCCCGTGCTAAAGTCAAATGTGCAGCGTCCAGGCTGTTTTTGAACTGGGGACGCAGCCAGCGAATGCTTTACCGCCAGGCCCTGTTGAGCAGCTTGACTTCGGCCAACCGCTTGCTGATCATTGTGGCAAAGAAGAGTGCGAACAGCACACTGCTGATCAGCATGTAGTCATAGTCATCTTTAAGCACATCAAATTGTTTCGAGGGATAGACGCGGGTTTGGTAGATGTCTAGACCGTAGGCCACCACCTGTGGGGGTCAAGGAGCACATTTCACTATACTGTTGCACAAAGGTAGTACTTTAGCTCTGTACTTAAGTAAAACTACAGATACTTGTGTAACAAAACACTGGTAAAGGTGGTACTGATTCAATTCCTACAATACAACCTGAAGTGTAATTGAGAACAAAAGTCAAATGTAAATTTTGCGTGAATTACAAACAACACCTGTTACTACTACTTGGCATAATGAGAAAGCATGAAGTAGAAAGTACAGATAAAAGTCAGCCGAAAACTAAATACTCACATAAAAGACAGACTTTATAAATCTGTATAACATTCCTTCCCACCAGTGGTGCTGCCTGAGAACAAACACTCAAAAGGGCAGACTCACCAGACACGTGGACTCCAGTCCAGACGGGGCAGTGTATATTCCTCGCACTCTTGAAACCGATTGATTGTAGTTGACAAACCATTCTGTGCGGATGATCAACTCTGGAGCGTAAGGGATCAGGTTCTCCTCCCTGGACATTAACGCAAAGTATGGAAACAAAAAACTTTGtagtttaaaacaaaaaacaacaactctaagttaattttatttcattaagaTTTACTTTAATTTTCATTGTTTTGCTAGTTTTCATTCATTGTAGTTGCTCTTTATAGAGGGAAAGCTGGTAAATTACACAACCATCTACTTTCTATAGCACTTGTCCTCTGCAGCTAACATGTTGAAGCactcaactgcaaaaaaaacaaaaagcatgtCAAACAGAAGTGCTCACCGACTCTGCTCAGATATTATTTCAGGCCTCCGAGGGTCGAGGAACATTTTGGGTAATGATAAAATTCCTCCTGACGGCAAGCCAACTGTGGGGGAGAATAAGTGATGAAATTTGCTATTCATAAAAAAAtaggactaccgtttttttccatgtataatgcgcaaaatttttgaagaaaatcctgTCACGGAAAGTtctttacaacgtcactttcctctcttttcattttaacctaactgatcgcggtggtgcctttctgggcaggcagagaaatcaacgccaacaaaagtcaagtttatttatttcaaagaaaatacatccagcctagttaagaaatcaccagaaagatcaccatgacaattgtgaataataaataaataaatatatatattatatatattattattattataataaataattgtgataaataactggaacatcactcaaatattggtgatcccgttgagagtctcacatatttcttcgctatcgagtttgctactgcatgcgcagtgatactgaccggcagaataacatccggttgttaccaaagatgattttttttttctgaaataattttacgtttacggacttaagtaacccggccgggtcataccaaagactataaaaatgggacccattgcctccctgcttggcactcagcatcaagggttggaattgggggggttagatcaccaaatgattcccgagcgcggcgccgctgctgctcactgctcccctctcccccaggggatggatcaaaatcacacggggatgggtcaaatgcagacgacaaatttcaccacacccagatgcgtgtgtgatgatcattgggactttaaaaataaaaataaaaaagtcaaaatttgggtgcgtattatacatgggggcgcattatacatggaaaaaaacgttaatTTCATCAGAACTCACTGAGCAGATGGCGGCTTGTAATGCCTTTCTCGGTCAGCGTGGCCTCCATGGTGGAGATGGACGAAGGGAAAATGTAGGACTGCTGAAGCACTTGCGGGGCGTGCGGCCGATCCAGAGAGCTGAACACAGTGCTATTGTACAGCTCCATTCCCTCGTACAGTTCGATGACTGAAAACTCGTTCCTGCGAGACTTGGTGCTCCAGTATTCATACTAGAAATGAGCAAAATGCAATCAACGCTGACAGAGCCCTTTTAGACAAAGGCTACAAAATGGGATCTTAACAACTCAGAGGAGATACAGTTACACATACAGCAAGACTTACCACGACCCAGTTTTCAGAGTGCACCACATGAACCGGCCCTCTGGCCCTCCTCTGAACTGCCTCGTGGATAATCCGACCGGTCACGCCATCAAGCAGCAAAATGCCAATAAAACTTCGTTCTTGGTGTGTGTCCGTGCTCTCAGTCACCACCGCCAGTAGATTGGGGTTCAGGTACTATGGTACGGAGAAAGAATCACAACAAATTGTAAATGTTGTCCTTCGATCAGTAGGGCAGGGTCCTCATACCTCATGAATAAAACAGGATTACTGTATTCATAAACCCCGACTATTGATTATAAAATCTTGGTGGAAATCCTTCTGACCAAACATGGCCGGCCGGAGAAAGGTACTGTATTATTTTTGCTCTTACCTTATAAAGGACGCTGCGATCTCCCATGACACGGCCCTGGGAGTGTACATGCTCATTTTGTCTTTTCCCTTTGATCGAGACAATTTTCTGCACCTCTGTGGGGATAATCACCTCCCAGATTAGCTCAGTTGACAAATCCTAAGGGTGCAAAATTAATTGTGTGACGACATGGTCATGCGTTGGGTAAGGTCAGTTTAGATGAATACtaacaaacaattaaaaaacgTCATAGCTGGGCAAATGAATAGCATCTGTGTCACAGCCAATGTTAGCTCTGCTTTAAGATCAGACAAAATCATCTTTTGTTGGCCGATTTGACTTCCTACACATGAGACAATGAGACAAAGATAATGAGACccccacaaacaaacaaagaaactcGACCGATCTCGGTCTCAGTAGtaaagtttaaaaaacaaaaaacaaactcaaGTTAGCCTAAAAGAATCCATAATGTAACGGCTAATCAAACGCAAATTTTAGCACACCATATGCAACGTAATAGACGCGCATATTTTCTTTATCATGTGCAAGAAATGACTAATATTACAGCATCGTACTGAAGAGTTGTGACAGTCTTCTCTCTACCATGTATAGACGTATTACAGTGCCCCCATGTGGCCAAAGCCCGCACACACCAGAAGAAGCTGCACAATGGCAATGAATTAGCAATGATGCACAAACTGCTTAATTCTATAAATTCTATAATATATTGCTTCCAGTCAAAAATCAAAAGTCGCTAGTCCCTTTATTGAAAAATTGCATAAGGTCACCGAGTATAGTAACTAAGTaccataaatgaaaaaaaaaaagatgaatcacCCAGCCATAAGAGCCTTGGACAAGTTCAGTAATACAAAAGTCACTTACCGTTCGCAGCCTATATCCAGACAGGGTCCCCTTGCTGGAATCCACCAGGTAGAAGAATATAGAAGCAGCCATTTCCTGGAGCTGCTGCAAGACATTCTTTGTGGAGGGAAAGGcagacacctgtgatttaaGAAAAATTGTTTTGACTCCATTGCCACAACAGCAGGTTGTTTATTTGTGCCATTGTGCAGTGTGACCTTATACTGGTCGTCGACAAGCAGTAAGACTTTAGCGTAATCCTGGTCCATGAGTGGAAGCAATAGTGACTGAAGTATTGGCTGAGGCAGAGCAGGTGGGGCAACGTGGCTCTTCTTCCCGAAGATGGGGTTGAATACATGGAGTGCTGTCAAGCCTGTGTCCTGGTTGGTAAACAAAGCCCAAAACAATGATAAGCAGGATAGATTTGATAAATATTCAAATGTTCCTTTCTTTGGGATCTTGTGCTGGCATACCTTGTTTTTGATGAGCAGTGTGCACTGAGGGGGGTGAGGGAAGTGGGCAGTAGTCCGTTGCACCATAAGTTTGAAGGCTGCGTTTGATGGGACGTTCTCCAGGTAGTGTCGCCATAAAATAGTACCCGTCTTGCTGTCAATGCCAAAAAGCTGAAGAGCAGAGAAGAGGACGCTGATCATCATCCTCCAAAATATTTAACCATCAGTGAAAATGTCAAATAGCAATCTGACGTTTTGGTGCCACAGACCGGTTTCACAGTCATAGCGATCAGTGCGTAGTTTTCACGAGTAACCCAATGTTGCCCACGTTTTACTGCAATTCACAATTTGAACAGCATCGTATAtattattgatttaaaaaaaacatatttggaaGTGCAGCAGGCCTTGAGCCACATTTTGAGGGAATGACAGAAACAAATAGAACTAAAAATCAAAAATACAAGTCACTGAATGGAGCAGCTGTAATTAATGGGAGGAAGTCCCATCTTGGGGTCATTTGAAACAATGACACACATTGTCTTCTGTCCAATCTACTCAATGTTTTGGAGATCACTGCAGAAACATCTGCTGCACAAATAGTATTTTGCAAACGGATTTTTTAAAGGCCTAGTTGCATCACGGTCACACACTGTataacataagcataaaacaagAATCAAAAGACCGTGGCGTACCTTGCCAGATGCGGTGACCATGACCATCATTTTTTGAAGGTTGAATTCATCTCTGGACAGCGTCTCAATGCTCACGTCATTTTTAACTTGGCTGTGAGGTTTGCGTGCGTCGTAGAAGAGCTTCCAGAGATGAGCGATCCAGGTTTGCAGGAGAATGAGCTGGGAGGAGAGTCGCTTCAGCACCATTGACAGCAGACCATCTTGACAGGAGTGTAAGCGAAGAATGCAGTCGGTGTTTGATATAAGCCCTGCAGTCTCTCATGTAAACACTGGATTTACATTATAAGGGTCAAGTGACAATTGACAATTTGCTATTAAGGGTTACCAATTTCACATACTTTATGGCAATGTAGATGTGAAAATATCACATGAAATCAGATATCTTCAGATTACAATTGGCATTTGGGCAGGCAGTGTAAATTCAGCCTGTTTGACCTCATCAGATTAGCAGACGACAGCTTGGAGAAAAATGTGAGGAGAAACAAGACTAGAAGACGAGCAAAATAAAGGAAATCTAAAATAATTACAAGGGCtgagacattttctttttaccttGAATGGCTGAATCCAAGTGCAGCAATAAAATGGATAGAAAGAGAAAAAGTGAAGCTAAAAGCAACAAAGTGATTGCATAATACAACCCTGCAGGGTTGATGCTACAAAAGGAAACATTTACCAGCCTTTTTGCCGAATTCACCCTCCAGCTCGGCCTGTGTTCCCGTGAGGGGTAGATCCACCATTTCCATGGTCACTACGTCTGACAGGGACTCCTCTCTGGTCCACATGACACGCCCTGAAAACAGACACACTTACTGGTTGGTCTTTTAAAGTGACAGAGCTGAAGGCAAAAGTTAGGCTACActcctgatctgatttgattcatTTGAGTTTATTTGTCagaatgatttattttatttttttattttttattttaaatgcttTCATAATTGACAGCTCATCCCTAATAACCACAACTGACAATTCAATCGATTAGTCGTCAGCTTCTAAACCGAGCTTATATCAGATACCGTATGTTGATTCGTTGACACCCATGTCTTTTACTAGGCTTTTTAAAGCCCTACACACAGAAAGTCAAAACTCATCGGTGTAAGGACAGAAGGATGGCGACCCCAAATGGTTTCGTTGataatgcaaaatatttttttatcctaTTACTTTATCATTACATGGGATAATCAGTAGAAAGCAGAAAAACATGGGCGAATGATGCCTCCTCTAGCGTTGTCTTGAGGCAGCGTACCCTAAACTTGTTTGTACAGAGAATTTAACCGAATTAAAAACCGTCAAGCTGGTTCATAAATGTTAACCACTATATTACTGCTATGATTTAATTACTGCAAACAATGCTTCTTTGTTCATTTACCTATGgtgttttatttacattacCTTAACCAAATAGCAGCATAGGACTCCGCCCCTTATTCAAAGCAACGTTACCTGGCTGTTGCATGAAGCTTAGTGCGTGATCTTGAGTCTGCAGCATGATCCTGTAGCCAACAGAGTCGTCTTTTTTCAGGAACGTCTGAATGTACATCTGAAAGACAGAACGGAAACAATGACAGCTTTAAGGTTCATATGAGTGACTCAGCGGAGAGGACAAATCCGAGGACTGCCCAGAACCTGTCTTTGAAAAACATTGCCTCACCTTCGCTGGTTTGCCAGTATTGGGATCAATATTAACATTCAATGTTGTGTCGAGAAGTCTGCGTCCAGTTTCTGCACTGAACAAGTTAACGGTGCAAGcctaaaaaagggaaaaaaggaaaaatctgAATTATTTAGCAACGACACCATCAGATTGCAATTGCAGGGAGGATATTCAAATGACAAGTGAActcacagttttattttttggtgaCATAACTGCAACGACGGTTTTATCTCCAGTGGTGGAAAATGAAGCCAACATTGCCTGTAAATCAAGACAAAAGTGACGGGTCTCAACTCTTTGAAAAGGGGGCAGATAAAAATTATACAATTTCAGTTTCTCCACAGTAAATTATATTTGTTTTGTCAAACCGAAGGCGGGAGGGATGAAAGATATCCCTTCTGTCGTTGATGCCTATCTTAAATAATCACTCATTAAATACTTTTCAATAACTTACTATAACTGACGATTCAAAGATAAAGACTACGGTGCTGCAGGTTTCTTACGTACAGGCTTGAAATCCCTCAGTGTGACTATCAGTCCATTGTTGAGCTGAAGGAGCAGGTAATGGTCGGGACTGAGCTGAAGGAGGAACTCAGTGAGTGGGCGTCGGGACGGATTGGGCTGGGTGTAAACCAACACTGGACGAAAGTCGGGCGAAACATCAAGTCCCAGTGACTACGGATAGGAAAACAGTTTTAACAATATGAGACCATGGAGAATGTTTTATTCAGACAAATACCTGCAAAGAGATTTGCGTCATCTGTGACTGTGCATGAACATCAAGTGTGTAGAGAGAGGCTGTGGAGGCATCCACGCACGTCAATATTCCCTGGCCGACCATGGCACAGCTGGCTTGCAAGTTGGACAGCCATGGAGCTTCCACTGAAACCTCAACAAGCAAACAAAGAAATTCAATCAAAACGCTTGCGACATTGCCCGGGTATCACCGACGAGCGGTTTTCCACAAAGGCGAACATTCATTTGTGAATACCTGCTTTATTATCTCTCCATCTTCCACACTATAAGTCACAATAGCAATGTGGGAATGAGGCACAACTCCCAGTACATACACTTCGCCAGTTCCTCCAGAATACACAAACTGGTAATCTACTGTCTCGCTGGAAAgacgtggggggaaaaaaagctttagTTTCCAATCCATAATGCAAATGAAGCACCGCCTAGCTCTATTTTCCAATTATTTTTGTTAATATTTTGAAGTTCATGTTAGGGCTGAACGATTTGGAAAATAAATCGAACTGATTTAGATATGATTTACTGTCCCATTAGACGGGTCTTTGGTGACATCTTGGGACATTACAGAAAGAAACACTAAATACAGTGAACACCGGTTTATCACTGTGCTCATCGGGTATCAAAGTATCAAGGCATTTTATATGGCTATTAAAAATTGGAGCGCTTACCTATCTGGAAGATTCTCAATCCACTTTTGATGGCCATTAGACAGATAATGAAGGGACAGGGCAGTTTTCTTTAAAACAGCCACATGCTTAACTACGTCTTGCTGTCCAACAAAACATGCCGCCTGGAAACTGGAAGGttgaagaaaaacagacatcgCTCGACAACAGAATGGACAATGGCGCACTGACTAGCATAAGTCAGGTGGTCTCTCACCTGCCAGAATCCAGGACATTCTCCCAATTCAAACCACCAACATTTATATCCCAAGAACGCAGGATACGGCCGTTTCCCACCACAAGCACAGTATCTGGTAGATGAAATCAATAGTTCAGTAAACACTACCACTCAGAGTATCCATAATGGTTCACAAACTCACCTTGTCCATGATGCAGAAGAGCATTAATGTTTCCCTCCGGCCCATTCTTATCCACATGTCGCCAAACTGCGAGTAGGAGACATGATATTAAGCCCTCACAAAAAAGAGCGACTTACCACATGAACAAGTACATGTATGTTACAATTTACACACCAAGAAAATACTCACAAAGTTCTCCAGTCCTGGTGTTCACtgcagcaaaaacatttttctcaGTTGCCATTATCACCTTTTTGGATGACTGCAGGTGTGCATCAAAATGGGCAAAGCGGACGTCACCAACATACTGCTGCCTCCTGTTTATAGAGAAATGAATATGGTCTGTTTTGAGTGGTATATATATGTTGAATATGTAGTCCAATAAAGGGGACTAGGTTCTAGCAACTGATAAGTTCAGGCAAAATGTCAATTTGAAGCGCTATTTAAACAGTGTCTCCAGAGCCCTTCAGAAGGAGCATATACCCCATATATAGTGCTTACAGTGTTCCTGCTGCACTggcctgtatttatttatatatatatatagtgcttACAGTGTTCCTGCTGCACTGGCCTGTATTTATTTCTTAAACTACTGATGTTGTGCTTTCCAAAAGATAAGATAAACGTTGTTGATGCTTCATTTGATATTTtcctttatttaatttttttttaattcaataatGCATCTgcctaataaaataaaactgcaTCTAattgaaaaatattaaaattagaGTATGTATTGTAGAACATTAAAAACAGTACCACTCGGTAAACATAAAAATTGCATCTGTTTGTAAAAATGTCAAGTTATTTTAGACacgtgaaaatattttttcacacATAAGTCCTGCAATATCGCCACGAGATCAAACTAAAGGGTAAGATTCATGAATGACATCCAAAAAAAGCAGCAAATACTCTAATGCCAGCAGTGTTCTACGAACACctgtattttacattttctttcataCAATGTGACGTCCACTCCTAATTCAAAGACAGTTGACGGTGCACAGACGCACCCTAGCaggtgttagcattagcatgtctAAGACAACTTTTGAAAGCGCACGCCATGGAATGTTAGTTTTTACCAATCGAACTTTCCCACTTGATCCTCAAACACGGCCTCAACGGCGAAGCATAACATAATCACTTTGAGCAGCAACAAAATGAGATGAGACATTGCCACAGTCAATTGCGCCGCACTGGCCTGCACTCTTCAGGACAGGCAGCAGGAAGTTGGTTGGTTTCTCTTTTCCGCTTCGTCTCGTGAGACCCTGCTGCCCCCTATAGCTTGGAGACTTTGTTGTCACTAACCACACAACGCATCGATTGTAAAACAATTAATTAGGCACACTACACATCATAATCGGGCTCCGTCAATACAATTCCAGTGATATCGGAACGCTCGCAAGCCTCTTCTAAACGCCAAATTCAAGTCAGCAGCACACTTGCCTTTTTTGTACAGCTCATATGAAATTGGATTGAAATAATGGGACCAGCACGTTCGTTTTAAAAGCGTATAAGGGACGTTTTTCTCCAACGATTGCCATTTTCAGTTGTTAAATTGgtatgaatttgaaaaaaaaaaaaaaaagaaaatccagaaTTCTTTTTTCAGACTGGCCAATATAAATTTGTGGgaggaaaacataaaaaataagaaattgaccaaatttggaGATGTGAAATTTCCATCCAAGAATGTTGTTTTGGGTTTTCACTGTAAACACACAGGCGGCTGTGAGACTAAGGTTAAATATATGTTTATAATCTTGTAAATTTAATGTTGCCATTCAACGTGTCCACCCAGTCATCGTTGTTGAGTGACGTCACATGGAGTCCCTCTACCCACCCAAGTTATCCCTACGTAATAATTACTGCTGTTATTTCGTTGTAACTTGAGACATTCGATTTGTACGTTGTATTGGCAagataatatatttaaaaaccaTCAAGGTTGGCCGGACAGAAACACATTTAACGCAATAGCTCACGTTTTGTGACGTGAGTTCGAGGGTTTAAGTGTAAGAAAGAAAATGTCGAAAGACCGCAACGAGTTTGGCGTGAGGCGTTTACGGGCTGATAGCGCCCCCTGTGAAGTTACGCATTCGGTTTCTTCTTGCCCTAACTAGATTTTTTTCTATGGGATTTCAAGATGGCGTCGAGCGGAGGAAATGGGGAACACGAATGGACAGCGGCGGTGCGGCCGCTTTTATCGGCATCCTACACCGCATTTGAAATAAAAGAGCTACCGCAGCTTATCGGATCCATTATTAACAGGTGAGTTGCCGCGTGTCAGTGCGTCGCGGCTCCGCGTTTGCAAGAACACCGGTCGTATCCATCCGGGAGTGCGCTGGCATGCTAACTTGCTAACCTAGCTTGGCTAGTGAAACTGGATGTGGAAGCGTCAGCCTTTGCTTAGCTAATGTTAGCGACTAGGCGGCTATTTGAGCTTAACTTGGATTGGTATCAAGTCAGCTGCTGGCGTTAGCAAACGTAACAACAGCACTTATCTAAAATGCGTTTAAGGTTAACCTAAGCGCTATATAATTTTTATTCAAACCATGGTACGCTGTTAGGCACGAGCATATTTGTGCGTGTTCTAGTATATATCTTTGTAACGTAATggtgaaatgttacaaaaatctGCTTCATCATTAGCTAGCTGACCAAACATTACTAATCAAGCTAGCAAATGGGCCTGTTGGATAACGTGACGAGGAAATGATCACATACATCGCAGTTTAGCGGAAAAATATGGTTTTGAAAGTCGAGCAAGTCTTAACCCAGACTAGCCCGATTGCACTGTCGTGAGTTCAGCATGTTATCTACTCTATCCCAATTGTGTGTGGTTGTGTCAATGACTGTAAAGTGGTAGCTCTTCTTACGAACTTAATTGGTTCCGCGATTGGGTTTGTAGGTAGAAGCAACGTTTCCCATAGGAATCAATGTTAAACCAAATAATGTGTGCTGCACTCTCCCAAAAGTCACAGCCCTATTACTTTGCAGAACTtacagaaaaccaaaacaaccgttttatttttgctttctcaaacctttataacaaaacataaatgtcattttatttttgacctCCTAACTTTGCTTGAGGAGGAGGGAACCTGTTCTAGTTTTCTACACTTGCTAAAAATACCCCcaagaagacagaaaaagtcagGCTAATAGATTATTGTATGCTTCCACATACTCCTCGCAATATGCTCACATACTCGTCATTAATTTTTGGTGCAATTTATGAGTTTTCAGACTGTGAGTGGTCATTGAACGCACCTCAAGCAGAACGCGAGTGAGaacttgaaaaaagaaaatgaaagaacaGGAACCTTGCTTCTAAAGATGGAAACCgacaaacacaaaagtgtgtCCGTCATGTTTTTATTGGAAACAAACTGGTACTGTCTGCTGCACGCCAACGGCTTCCGCCTTTCACTCATTGCGTGCGTGCTCCCCCAGCAATTTTCATGGGGGTACCTACTTTGGCACAATACTGGCCATACTCCGTCGCGTATGCATGCATTCGCCATGTTCCTTTATGACTTTGTGTTTC
This region of Syngnathus typhle isolate RoL2023-S1 ecotype Sweden linkage group LG2, RoL_Styp_1.0, whole genome shotgun sequence genomic DNA includes:
- the emc1 gene encoding ER membrane protein complex subunit 1, which translates into the protein MSHLILLLLKVIMLCFAVEAVFEDQVGKFDWRQQYVGDVRFAHFDAHLQSSKKVIMATEKNVFAAVNTRTGELFWRHVDKNGPEGNINALLHHGQDTVLVVGNGRILRSWDINVGGLNWENVLDSGSFQAACFVGQQDVVKHVAVLKKTALSLHYLSNGHQKWIENLPDSETVDYQFVYSGGTGEVYVLGVVPHSHIAIVTYSVEDGEIIKQVSVEAPWLSNLQASCAMVGQGILTCVDASTASLYTLDVHAQSQMTQISLQSLGLDVSPDFRPVLVYTQPNPSRRPLTEFLLQLSPDHYLLLQLNNGLIVTLRDFKPAMLASFSTTGDKTVVAVMSPKNKTACTVNLFSAETGRRLLDTTLNVNIDPNTGKPAKMYIQTFLKKDDSVGYRIMLQTQDHALSFMQQPGRVMWTREESLSDVVTMEMVDLPLTGTQAELEGEFGKKADGLLSMVLKRLSSQLILLQTWIAHLWKLFYDARKPHSQVKNDVSIETLSRDEFNLQKMMVMVTASGKLFGIDSKTGTILWRHYLENVPSNAAFKLMVQRTTAHFPHPPQCTLLIKNKDTGLTALHVFNPIFGKKSHVAPPALPQPILQSLLLPLMDQDYAKVLLLVDDQYKVSAFPSTKNVLQQLQEMAASIFFYLVDSSKGTLSGYRLRTDLSTELIWEVIIPTEVQKIVSIKGKRQNEHVHSQGRVMGDRSVLYKYLNPNLLAVVTESTDTHQERSFIGILLLDGVTGRIIHEAVQRRARGPVHVVHSENWVVYEYWSTKSRRNEFSVIELYEGMELYNSTVFSSLDRPHAPQVLQQSYIFPSSISTMEATLTEKGITSRHLLIGLPSGGILSLPKMFLDPRRPEIISEQSREENLIPYAPELIIRTEWFVNYNQSVSRVRGIYTAPSGLESTCLVVAYGLDIYQTRVYPSKQFDVLKDDYDYMLISSVLFALFFATMISKRLAEVKLLNRAWR